The proteins below come from a single Mustela nigripes isolate SB6536 chromosome 14, MUSNIG.SB6536, whole genome shotgun sequence genomic window:
- the BEST4 gene encoding bestrophin-4, with product MTVSYTLKVAEARFGGFSSLLLRWRGSIYKLLYKEFLLFIALYALLSITYRLLLTQEQRHVYAQVARYCNRSADLIPLSFVLGFYVTLVVNRWWAQYTSIPLPDQLMCVISASVHGVDQRGRLLRRTLIRYANLASVLVLRSVSTRVLKRFPTMEHVVDAGFMSQEERKKFESLKSDFNKYWIPCVWFTNLAAQARRDGRIRDDIALCLLLEELNKYRAKCSMLFHYDWISIPLVYTQVVTIAVYSFFGLSLVGRQFVEPEAGPAKSREPLEAASTLGDLDMYVPLTTLLQFFFYAGWLKVAEQIINPFGEDDDDFETNKLIDRNLQVSLLSVDDMYQNLPPAEKDLYWDEDSAQPPYTVATAAEALRPSFLGSTFNLRMSDDPEQNMKVEASPAAARPLPAQTPLLGHFLGAGAPSPAISLRTFGRMRGAPRTPHLLRFRAEESGEPEAADRIEEASVASEDETREP from the exons ATGACGGTCTCATACACCCTCAAAGTGGCAGAGGCTCGCTTTGGAGGCTTCTCCAGCTTGCTTCTCCGCTGGAGGGGAAGCATCTACAAGCTCCTTTACAAAGAGTTCCTCCTCTTCATCGCCCTCTACGCTCTGCTCAGCATCACCTACCG GCTGCTGCTGACCCAGGAGCAGAGGCACGTGTATGCTCAGGTGGCCCGATACTGTAATCGTTCTGCAGATCTCATTCCCTTATCCTTTGTACTGG GTTTCTACGTGACCCTGGTGGTGAACCGCTGGTGGGCCCAGTACACGAGCATCCCGCTGCCGGACCAGCTGATGTGCGTCATCTCGGCCAGCGTGCACGGCGTAGACCAGCGCGGCCGCCTGCTGCGCCGCACCCTCATTCGCTACGCCAACCTGGCGTCAGTGCTGGTGCTGCGCTCGGTCAGCACGCGCGTTCTCAAACGCTTCCCCACCATGGAGCACGTGGTGGACGCTG GTTTCATGtcccaggaagagaggaagaagtttGAGAGCTTGAAATCCGATTTCAACAAGTACTGGATCCCTTGCGTCTGGTTTACCAACCTGGCGGCCCAGGCCCGCAGGGATGGGCGAATCCGTGATGACATCGCTCTCTGTCTGCTACTGGAA GAGCTGAACAAGTACCGGGCCAAGTGCAGCATGCTTTTCCACTATGACTGGATCAGCATCCCTCTCGTCTACACCCAA GTGGTGACCATAGCAGTATACTCCTTCTTCGGCCTCTCCCTGGTTGGCCGCCAGTTCgtggagcccgaggcggggccgGCCAAATCTCGGGAGCCTTTAGAAGCAGCATCCACCCTGGGGGACCTGGACATGTACGTGCCTCTCACCACGCTACTGCAGTTCTTCTTCTATGCTGGCTGGCTCAAG GTGGCCGAACAGATTATCAACCCCTTTGGTGAGGATGATGACGACTTTGAGACCAACAAGCTCATAGACCGCAACTTGCAG GTGTCTCTGTTATCCGTGGACGACATGTACCAGAACCTGCCTCCCGCTGAGAAAGACCTGTACTGGGACGAAGACTCCGCGCAGCCACCCTACACGGTGGCCACTGCAGCCGAGGCTCTGCGGCCTTCCTTCCTGGGCTCCACCTTTAACCTTCG CATGAGCGATGACCCCGAGCAGAACATGAAGGTGGAAGCGTCCCCAGCGGCTGCTCGGCCACTGCCCGCCCAGACTCCACTACTCGGCCACTTCCTGGGTGCAGGAGCACCCTCCCCTGCCATCAGCCTCAGGACATTTGGTCGCATGCGAGGAGCCCCCAGGACCCCGCATCTGCTGCGCTTCCGAGCAGAGGAGAGCGGTGAACCCGAGGCCGCAGACCGCATTGAGGAGGCATCGGTGGCATCAGAAGACGAGACCAGGGAGCCCTGA
- the PLK3 gene encoding serine/threonine-protein kinase PLK3 isoform X1, protein MEPAAGLLSPRPFPRAAAPPAPPAGPGPPGSAVPGPEVEMVAGPPATDPGRLITDPSSGRTYFKGRLLGKGGFARCYEATDTETGNAYAVKVISQSRITKPHQREKILNEIELHRGLQHRHIVRFSHHFEDADNIYIFLELCSRKSLAHIWKARHTLLEPEVRYYLRQILSGLKYLHQRGILHRDLKLGNFFITENMELKMGDFGLATRLEPPEHRKKTICGTPNYVAPEVLQRQGHGPEADVWSLGCVMYTLLCGTPPFETVDLKETYRCIKQVHYTLPASLSLPARQLLSAILRASPQDRPSIDQILRHDFFTKGYTPDRLPVSSCVTVPDLTPLNPARILFVKVTKSLFGRKKKSKNHPEERDEVSCLVNGLMRTSIGHQGARPEALAASGPAPLSLVETAPEDSSPHGTLASSGDGSLFPSGFEEGLTVATVVESALCALRNCLAFMPPAEQNPAPLAQPEPLVWVSKWVDYSNKFGFGYQLSSRRVAVLFNNGTHMALSANRKTVHYNPTSTKHFSFSVGAVPRALQPQLGVLRYFASYMEQRLMKGGDLPSVEELEVPAPPLLLQWVKTDQALLMLFSDGTVQVNFYGDHTKLILSGWEPLLVTFVARNRSACTYLASHLRQLGCSPDLRQRLRYALQLLRDRCPA, encoded by the exons ATGGAGCCAGCCGCCGGCCTCCTATCCCCGCGCCCCTTCCCGCGTGCGGCCGCTCCGCCCGCGCCCCCTGCCGGGCCCGGGCCGCCTGGAAGTGCAGTGCCGGGACCTGAAGTGGAGATGGTGGCTGGGCCACCCGCGACGGATCCAGGGCGCCTTATCACAGACCCGAGCAGCGGTCGCACCTACTTCAAAGGCCGCCTGTTGGGCAAG GGGGGCTTTGCCCGTTGCTATGAGGCCACTGACACAGAGACGGGCAACGCCTACGCGGTCAAAGTCATCTCGCAGAGCCGCATCACCAAGCCGCATCAGCGCGAGAAG ATCCTAAACGAGATTGAGCTGCACCGCGGCCTGCAGCACCGCCACATCGTGCGTTTCTCGCACCACTTTGAGGATGCGGACAACATATACATTTTCCTGGAGCTCTGCAGCCGAAAG TCCCTGGCCCACATCTGGAAGGCCCGGCACACTCTCTTGGAACCAGAGGTGCGCTATTACCTGCGCCAGATCCTTTCCGGACTCAAGTACTTGCACCAGCGGGGTATCCTGCATCGGGACCTCAAGCTGG GGAATTTTTTTATCACCGAGAACATGGAACTGAAGATGGGGGACTTTGGGCTGGCAACCCGGTTGGAACCCCCGGAACATAGGAAGAA AACCATCTGTGGCACCCCCAACTATGTGGCTCCAGAAGTGCTGCAGAGACAGGGCCATGGCCCGGAGGCAGACGTGTGGTCCCTGGGCTGTGTCAT GTACACACTGCTGTGTGGGACTCCCCCCTTTGAGACAGTTGACTTGAAGGAGACGTATCGCTGCATCAAACAGGTTCACTACACACTGCCCGCCAGCCTCTCACTGCCTGCCCGGCAGCTTCTGTCTGCCATCCTTCGAGCCTCACCCCAAGACCGCCCCTCAATCGATCAGATCCTGCGCCATGACTTCTTTACCAAG GGCTACACCCCCGACCGGCTCCCTGTCAGCAGCTGTGTGACAGTCCCAGACCTGACACCCCTTAACCCAGCTAGGATCCTATTTGTCAAAGTTACCAAGAGCCTCTTTGGCAGGAAGAAGAAGA GTAAAAACCATCCTGAGGAGCGGGACGAGGTCTCCTGTTTGGTGAACGGCCTCATGCGGACGTCCATTGGCCATCAAGGTGCCAGGCCAGAG GCTCTAGCAGCTTCCGGCCCTGCCCCCCTCAGCTTGGTAGAGACAGCACCTGAAGACAGCTCACCCCATGGGACCCTGGCGAGCAGTGGAGATG GTTCCCTGTTCCCTTCAGGGTTTGAAGAAGGTCTGACTGTGGCCACAGTCGTGGAGTCAGCCCTCTGTGCTCTGAGAAACTGCTTGGCCTTCATGCCGCCAG CGGAACAGAACCCAGCTCCGCTTGCACAGCCAGAGCCTCTGGTATGGGTCAGCAAGTGGGTGGACTACTCCAACAAATTTGGCTTTGGGTATCAGCTGTCCAGCCGCCGTGTGGCTGTGCTTTTCAACAATGGCACACACATGGCCCTCTCAGCCAACAGAAA GACCGTGCACTACAACCCCACCAGCACAAAGCACTTCTCCTTCTCTGTGGGTGCTGTGCCTCGGGCCCTGCAGCCTCAGCTGGGTGTCCTCCGGTATTTTGCCTCCTACATGGAGCAGCGTCTCATGAAG gGTGGAGATCTGCCCAGTGTGGAAGAGCTGGAGGTGCCGGCGCCCCCACTCCTGCTGCAGTGGGTCAAGACGGATCAGGCCCTCCTTATGCTGTTCAGTGACGGCACTGTCCAG GTAAACTTCTATGGAGACCACACCAAGCTGATCCTCAGTGGCTGGGAACCCCTGCTTGTGACTTTTGTGGCGCGTAATCGCAGTGCTTGTACTTACCTCGCTTCCCACCTCCGGCAGCTGGGCTGCTCCCCAGACCTGCGGCAGCGGCTCCGCTATGCTCTGCAGCTGCTCCGGGACCGCTGCCCAGCCTAG
- the PLK3 gene encoding serine/threonine-protein kinase PLK3 isoform X2 — protein sequence MEPAAGLLSPRPFPRAAAPPAPPAGPGPPGSAVPGPEVEMVAGPPATDPGRLITDPSSGRTYFKGRLLGKGGFARCYEATDTETGNAYAVKVISQSRITKPHQREKILNEIELHRGLQHRHIVRFSHHFEDADNIYIFLELCSRKSLAHIWKARHTLLEPEVRYYLRQILSGLKYLHQRGILHRDLKLGNFFITENMELKMGDFGLATRLEPPEHRKKTICGTPNYVAPEVLQRQGHGPEADVWSLGCVMYTLLCGTPPFETVDLKETYRCIKQVHYTLPASLSLPARQLLSAILRASPQDRPSIDQILRHDFFTKGYTPDRLPVSSCVTVPDLTPLNPARILFVKVTKSLFGRKKKSKNHPEERDEVSCLVNGLMRTSIGHQGARPEALAASGPAPLSLVETAPEDSSPHGTLASSGDGFEEGLTVATVVESALCALRNCLAFMPPAEQNPAPLAQPEPLVWVSKWVDYSNKFGFGYQLSSRRVAVLFNNGTHMALSANRKTVHYNPTSTKHFSFSVGAVPRALQPQLGVLRYFASYMEQRLMKGGDLPSVEELEVPAPPLLLQWVKTDQALLMLFSDGTVQVNFYGDHTKLILSGWEPLLVTFVARNRSACTYLASHLRQLGCSPDLRQRLRYALQLLRDRCPA from the exons ATGGAGCCAGCCGCCGGCCTCCTATCCCCGCGCCCCTTCCCGCGTGCGGCCGCTCCGCCCGCGCCCCCTGCCGGGCCCGGGCCGCCTGGAAGTGCAGTGCCGGGACCTGAAGTGGAGATGGTGGCTGGGCCACCCGCGACGGATCCAGGGCGCCTTATCACAGACCCGAGCAGCGGTCGCACCTACTTCAAAGGCCGCCTGTTGGGCAAG GGGGGCTTTGCCCGTTGCTATGAGGCCACTGACACAGAGACGGGCAACGCCTACGCGGTCAAAGTCATCTCGCAGAGCCGCATCACCAAGCCGCATCAGCGCGAGAAG ATCCTAAACGAGATTGAGCTGCACCGCGGCCTGCAGCACCGCCACATCGTGCGTTTCTCGCACCACTTTGAGGATGCGGACAACATATACATTTTCCTGGAGCTCTGCAGCCGAAAG TCCCTGGCCCACATCTGGAAGGCCCGGCACACTCTCTTGGAACCAGAGGTGCGCTATTACCTGCGCCAGATCCTTTCCGGACTCAAGTACTTGCACCAGCGGGGTATCCTGCATCGGGACCTCAAGCTGG GGAATTTTTTTATCACCGAGAACATGGAACTGAAGATGGGGGACTTTGGGCTGGCAACCCGGTTGGAACCCCCGGAACATAGGAAGAA AACCATCTGTGGCACCCCCAACTATGTGGCTCCAGAAGTGCTGCAGAGACAGGGCCATGGCCCGGAGGCAGACGTGTGGTCCCTGGGCTGTGTCAT GTACACACTGCTGTGTGGGACTCCCCCCTTTGAGACAGTTGACTTGAAGGAGACGTATCGCTGCATCAAACAGGTTCACTACACACTGCCCGCCAGCCTCTCACTGCCTGCCCGGCAGCTTCTGTCTGCCATCCTTCGAGCCTCACCCCAAGACCGCCCCTCAATCGATCAGATCCTGCGCCATGACTTCTTTACCAAG GGCTACACCCCCGACCGGCTCCCTGTCAGCAGCTGTGTGACAGTCCCAGACCTGACACCCCTTAACCCAGCTAGGATCCTATTTGTCAAAGTTACCAAGAGCCTCTTTGGCAGGAAGAAGAAGA GTAAAAACCATCCTGAGGAGCGGGACGAGGTCTCCTGTTTGGTGAACGGCCTCATGCGGACGTCCATTGGCCATCAAGGTGCCAGGCCAGAG GCTCTAGCAGCTTCCGGCCCTGCCCCCCTCAGCTTGGTAGAGACAGCACCTGAAGACAGCTCACCCCATGGGACCCTGGCGAGCAGTGGAGATG GGTTTGAAGAAGGTCTGACTGTGGCCACAGTCGTGGAGTCAGCCCTCTGTGCTCTGAGAAACTGCTTGGCCTTCATGCCGCCAG CGGAACAGAACCCAGCTCCGCTTGCACAGCCAGAGCCTCTGGTATGGGTCAGCAAGTGGGTGGACTACTCCAACAAATTTGGCTTTGGGTATCAGCTGTCCAGCCGCCGTGTGGCTGTGCTTTTCAACAATGGCACACACATGGCCCTCTCAGCCAACAGAAA GACCGTGCACTACAACCCCACCAGCACAAAGCACTTCTCCTTCTCTGTGGGTGCTGTGCCTCGGGCCCTGCAGCCTCAGCTGGGTGTCCTCCGGTATTTTGCCTCCTACATGGAGCAGCGTCTCATGAAG gGTGGAGATCTGCCCAGTGTGGAAGAGCTGGAGGTGCCGGCGCCCCCACTCCTGCTGCAGTGGGTCAAGACGGATCAGGCCCTCCTTATGCTGTTCAGTGACGGCACTGTCCAG GTAAACTTCTATGGAGACCACACCAAGCTGATCCTCAGTGGCTGGGAACCCCTGCTTGTGACTTTTGTGGCGCGTAATCGCAGTGCTTGTACTTACCTCGCTTCCCACCTCCGGCAGCTGGGCTGCTCCCCAGACCTGCGGCAGCGGCTCCGCTATGCTCTGCAGCTGCTCCGGGACCGCTGCCCAGCCTAG
- the DYNLT4 gene encoding dynein light chain Tctex-type 4, which yields MAGRPVPPGRQEEETTKDPGLKLSPVRPPGHLPSIDEARLAGLGPSSRRGSVLGPASSFSRRNSLAGPLAGPGGRRPSLGPVPPLGSRVSFSGLPLAPLRRLAPSYRMEPAPGERWEASRMQHSMEVTLAARLGNAHYVGAEAGPLARELCELVRVRLRELCPPRYKLVCNVVLGPRAGQGVHVVSRALWDTEHDGLASAAFTNASLFAVAIVHGLYCE from the coding sequence ATGGCTGGCAGGCCTGTGCCCCCCGGACGCCAGGAGGAGGAAACTACCAAAGACCCTGGGCTGAAACTATCACCGGTGAGGCCTCCAGGCCACCTGCCCAGTATTGATGAGGCCCGACTAGCAGGTCTGGGCCCATCCTCCCGCCGTGGCTCGGTGCTGGGCCCAGCCTCCTCCTTCTCACGTCGCAACTCGCTGGCAGGACCCCTAGCAGGTCCTGGGGGTCGGCGACCATCTCTGGGCCCAGTGCCTCCTCTGGGCTCAAGGGTTAGCTTCTCGGGGTTGCCCCTGGCCCCCCTCCGTCGGCTGGCGCCCTCCTACCGCATGGAGCCCGCGCCCGGGGAGCGCTGGGAGGCCAGCCGCATGCAGCACTCGATGGAAGTTACGCTGGCCGCCCGGCTGGGCAACGCGCACTACGTGGGTGCTGAGGCGGGGCCTCTGGCTCGTGAGCTATGCGAGCTGGTGCGTGTGCGCCTGCGTGAACTCTGCCCCCCACGCTACAAGCTCGTGTGCAACGTGGTGCTAGGGCCCCGCGCCGGCCAGGGTGTGCACGTCGTCAGCCGTGCGCTCTGGGACACCGAGCACGACGGGCTGGCCTCCGCCGCCTTCACCAATGCCTCCCTCTTCGCCGTGGCTATAGTGCACGGGCTCTACTGTGAGTGA
- the BTBD19 gene encoding BTB/POZ domain-containing protein 19 encodes METPGLVVHGEAAPFSTALRSLLNNPQYSDVCFVVGQERQEVFAHRCLLACRCNFFQRLLGPKLGPGMPGPVVLSSVPADAFLAVLEFLYANSVRLHRHSVLEVLTAAVEYGLEELRELCLEFVVKVLDVELVCEALQVAVTFGLGPLQERCIAFIETHTQEALRTRGFLELSAPALLPLLRSDKLRVDEAELVLAARSWARVGAAVLERPVAEVAAPVVRELRLALLAPAELSALEEQNQREPLIPVEQIVEAWKCHALRRGDAARGTPCRRRRGTLPREHHCFLDLPFK; translated from the exons atggagaCCCCAGGACTGGTTGTGCATGGGGAGGCTGCACCCTTCTCCACAGCACTCCGAAGCCTTCTCAACAATCCCCAATACAG TGATGTATGCTTTGTGGTCGGTCAAGAACGGCAGGAGGTGTTCGCCCACCGGTGCTTGCTGGCCTGTAGATGCAACTTCTTCCAACGACTTCTGGGCCCAAAGCTGGGCCCTGGGATGCCCGGCCCCGTGGTACTAAGCTCCGTGCCGGCGGATGCGTTCCTGGCAGTGCTGGAGTTCCTGTATGCCAACAGTGTCAGGCTGCACCGCCACTCT GTGCTGGAGGTGCTGACAGCAGCTGTGGAATATGGGCTGGAGGAACTACGAGAG CTGTGCCTGGAGTTTGTGGTGAAggtgctggatgtggagctggTTTGTGAGGCCTTGCAG GTTGCCGTAACTTTTGGCCTGGGACCGCTGCAGGAGCGCTGCATAGCCTTCATAGAGACCCACACCCAG GAGGCGCTCCGGACCCGCGGCTTCTTGGAGCTGTCGGCGCCCGCGTTGCTGCCCCTGCTGCGCAGCGACAAGCTCCGTGTAGACGAAGCTGAGCTCGTCCTGGCTGCCCGGAGCTGGGCGCGCGTGGGCGCG GCCGTGCTGGAGCGGCCTGTGGCCGAGGTGGCGGCCCCGGTGGTGCGGGAGCTGAGACTGGCCTTATTGGCCCCGGCGGAGCTGAGCGCCCTGGAAGAGCAGAACCAGCGGGAGCCGCTCATCCCG GTGGAGCAGATCGTGGAGGCCTGGAAGTGCCACGCTCTGAGGAGAGGGGATGCGGCCCGGGGCACCCCGTGCCGCCGCCGGAGGGGAACCCTGCCACGGGAGCATCATTGCTTTCTGGACCTGCCCTTTAAGTAA